Proteins from a single region of Gasterosteus aculeatus chromosome 20, fGasAcu3.hap1.1, whole genome shotgun sequence:
- the dnase2 gene encoding deoxyribonuclease-2-alpha yields MKEKRIQPEMRLIVSLLILCAPLGGDTSPITCYNDHGKAVDWFYMYKLPKEPNRQSPHRGESYLLLERGSDGWTNGTGSVNDTAGALGRTVGQLYSQGQNKEVAYVLYNDQKPAEDFGGRSANESRSGGHTKGVVLLDAKQGFWLVHSTPHFPPARQKGRYYFPDSGVNNGQNFICVTYPLQRFQAVGEQLQINQPNVYDCDIPESLASLVPSLAAVCGKHPSGRSFPPIKTASNRSVTLTSKGGTKFVSFAKGASFDQDLYHSWVAPSLRSDLLVQFWVRSSGILPSDCSLGWKVLDITLINPGSTFTFKTSQDHSKWAVSPAAGGGWVCVGDINRNEAEERRGGGTVCLRDPAVWKAYRSAALECEACGGETAKC; encoded by the exons ATGAAGGAGAAACGCATTCAGCCAGAG ATGCGTCTGATCGTCTCCCTGCTGATCCTCTGTGCGCCACTAGGGGGCGACACCTCGCCAATCACCTGCTACAACGACCACGGGAAGGCTGTCGATTG GTTCTACATGTACAAGCTGCCTAAAGAACCGAACCGACAATCTCCCCATCGGGGGGAGAGCTATTTACTGCTGGAAAGGGGGAGCGACGGATGGACCAATGGGACGGGGTCGGTGAACGACACGGCGGGCGCTCTGGGCCGGACGGTGGGACAGCTGTACTCACAGGGACAG AACAAAGAGGTGGCGTACGTCCTTTACAACGACCAGAAGCCAGCGGAGGACTTTGGGGGCAGAAGCGCTAACGAGAGCAGGAGCGGGGGGCACACGAAAG GCGTCGTCCTGCTGGATGCGAAACAAGGCTTCTGGTTGGTCCACAGCACGCCTCACTTCCCCCCCGCGCGCCAGAAGGGACGCTACTACTTCCCCGACAGCGGCGTGAACAACGGGCAGAACTTCATCTGCGTCACCTACCCGCTGCAGCGCTTCCAGGCCGTCG GGGAGCAGCTTCAGATCAATCAGCCTAATGTGTACGACTGCGACATCCCCGAGTCCTTGGCCTCCCTGGTGCCCTCGCTGGCTGCTGTCTGCGGCAAACACCCCTCCGGTCGCAGCTTCCCACCCATCAAAACGGCATCAAACCGCAGCGTGACTCTGACCTCCAAGGGCGGCACCAAGTTCGTCAGCTTTGCCAAAGGGGCGTCTTTCGACCAAG ACCTGTACCACTCCTGGGTGGCCCCCAGCCTGCGGTCAGACCTCCTGGTGCAGTTCTGGGTTCGCTCCTCGGGGATCCTCCCCTCCGACTGCTCGCTGGGCTGGAAGGTGCTGGACATCACGCTCATCAACCCGGGGTCGACCTTCACCTTCAAGACCAGCCAGGACCACTCCAAGTGGGCCGTCAGTCCCGCGGCCGGGGGGGGCTGGGTGTGCGTGGGGGACATAAACCGGAACGAGGCGGAGGAGAGGCGGGGCGGCGGCACCGTGTGCCTGCGGGACCCGGCGGTGTGGAAGGCGTACCGGTCGGCGGCGCTGGAGTGCGAGGCATGCGGAGGGGAAACGGCCAAGTGTTGA
- the gpsm3 gene encoding uncharacterized protein gpsm3: MAEEGLLERLLITEEGDAAQGDARRGAASAETAPKEEAEHAGGDESKERTKMCAQAQRGAGEPRADAEHGRTGEAVVKTEEDDGPQRGGLCESTRGTVRLQSEPEKATDTVPEDGKAIQKETPVHIRSLNPSQTHQEKDPKKAHRLTPDFPEALYELLCTFQEGRRLNDQRCSFQLEGGMRRRRCHSEPNTSKPANRVVFSSMTSLQKEEFFDLVATSQARRLDDQRSQLEKSQPAKPKSRGFRGSIKQLSFVRRPAPAPVPVPVPKEDLYNMILTTQAQGRLEDQRSRAPGPMDDDDFFSLLLRVQGGRMDEQRTELPCMLQT, encoded by the exons ATGGCCGAAGAGGGTCTGCTGGAGCGTCTCCTCATCACCGAGGAGGGAGACGCGGCCCAGGGAGACGCCCGCCGGGGGGCCGCGAGCGCAGAGACGGCTCCGAAGGAGGAAGCGGAACACGCGGGAGGGGACGAGAGCAAAGAAAGAACGAAAATGTGCGCACAAGCGCAGAGAGGAGCGGGAGAACCGCGAGCCGACGCAGAGCACGGCCGGACGGGGGAGGCTGTTGTGAAAACGGAGGAAGACGATGGACCACAGAGAGGGGGTCTGTGTGAGAGCACACGTGGGACGGTGAGGCTCCAGAGTGAACCTGAGAAAGCCACTGACACAGTTCCAGAGGATGGAAAGGCTATTCAAAAAGAAACTCCAGTGCACATTAGGAGCTTAAACCCCTCCCAGACCCACCAAGAAAAGGATCCTAAAAAG GCTCACCGGTTAACTCCTGACTTCCCGGAGGCCCTGTACGAGCTGCTCTGCACCTTCCAGGAGGGGAGACGGCTCAACGACCAGCGCTGCTCCTTCCAGCTGGAGGGCGGGATGAGGCGGAGGAGGTGCCACTCCGAGCCCAACACCTCCAAGCCGGCCAACAGAG TCGTGTTTTCCTCCATGACTTCACTGCAGAAAGAGGAGTTTTTCGATCTGGTGGCCACGTCTCAGGCTCGCCGCCTGGACGACCAGAGGTCGCAGCTCGAAAAGTCTCAGCCGGCGAAACCGAAATCCAGAGGTTTCAGAGGCAGCATAAAGCAGCTGTCCTTTGTGAGGAGGCCCGCGCCCGCCCCGGTTCCCGTCCCCGTGCCCAAAGAAGATCTGTACAATATGATTCTCACGACACAA GCCCAGGGCCGCCTGGAGGATCAGCGCAGCAGGGCCCCCGGTCCCATGGACGACGATGACTTCTTCTCCCTGCTCCTGAGGGTCCAGGGCGGCCGCATGGACGAGCAGAGGACTGAGCTGCCATGCATGCTGCAAACCTGA
- the pbx2 gene encoding pre-B-cell leukemia transcription factor 2 isoform X2 — protein MLQQQQPLTGNGPSSGRGLGLSGHPGMHALNSVHQASQHRSDGGDSGLEGTENGHETRRDIGDILQQIMTITDQSLDEAQAKKHALNCHRMKPALFSVLCEIKEKTGLSMRNAQEDEPQDPQLVRLDNMLLAEGVAGPEKGGGAAAAVSAATSSGGMSPDSSLEHSDYKSKLSQIRSIYHTELEKYEQACTEFTTHVMNLLREQSRTRPVTPREIERMVGIIHRKFSTIQTQLKQSTCEAVMILRSRFLDARRKRRNFSKQATEGLNEYFYSHLSNPYPSEEAKEDLAKQCGITVSQVCNWFGNKRIRYKKNIGKFQEEANLYAMKTALVGQGDDSPHTPNSTV, from the exons atgttgcagcagcagcagcctctgacGGGCAACGGGCCCTCCAGCGGCCGGGGACTCGGCTTGAGCGGCCACCCCGGGATGCACGCCCTTAACTCGGTCCACCAAGCCTCCCAGCACCGGTCCGACGGGGGGGACTCGGGCCTCGAGGGCACGGAAAACGGACACGAAACCCGCAGGGATATCGGTGACATACTGCAGCAGATAATGACCATCACCGACCAAAGTTTGGACGAGGCACAAGCGAA GAAACATGCACTGAACTGTCACCGGATGAAACCTGCATTATTCAGCGTCCTGTGCGAGATCAAGGAAAAAACCG GCCTGTCAATGAGGAACGCCCAAGAGGACGAGCCTCAGGATCCTCAGTTAGTGCGATTGGACAACATGCTGCTGGCGGAGGGTGTGGCGGGGCCCGAGAAGGGCgggggcgccgccgccgccgtgtcTGCGGCCACCAGCTCGGGAGGGATGTCCCCCGACAGCTCGCTCGAGCACTCCGACTACAAAAGCAAGTTGAGCCAGATTCGCAGTATCTACCACACTGAGCTGGAGAAGTATGAGCAG GCGTGCACGGAGTTCACCACCCACGTCATGAACCTGCTGAGGGAGCAGTCGCGCACGCGGCCCGTGACCCCGCGGGAGATTGAGCGCATGGTGGGCATCATCCACCGCAAGTTCAGCACCATCCAGACCCAGCTGAAGCAGAGCACTTGTGAGGCAGTGATGATCCTGAGGTCCCGCTTCCTCGATGCCAG GCGCAAAAGGCGCAACTTCAGCAAGCAGGCCACCGAGGGCCTGAATGAGTATTTCTACTCCCACCTGTCCAACCCGTACCCCAGCGAAGAAGCCAAAGAGGATCTCGCCAAACAGTGTGGAATCACCGTCTCTCAG GTGTGCAACTGGTTCGGCAACAAAAGAATCCGCTACAAGAAAAACATTGGCAAGTTCCAAGAGGAGGCCAACCTTTACGCCATGAAGACGGCCCTGGTCGGACAGGGGGACGACTCCCCGCACACCCCCAACTCCACAG TCTAA
- the pbx2 gene encoding pre-B-cell leukemia transcription factor 2 isoform X1, which translates to MLQQQQPLTGNGPSSGRGLGLSGHPGMHALNSVHQASQHRSDGGDSGLEGTENGHETRRDIGDILQQIMTITDQSLDEAQAKKHALNCHRMKPALFSVLCEIKEKTGLSMRNAQEDEPQDPQLVRLDNMLLAEGVAGPEKGGGAAAAVSAATSSGGMSPDSSLEHSDYKSKLSQIRSIYHTELEKYEQACTEFTTHVMNLLREQSRTRPVTPREIERMVGIIHRKFSTIQTQLKQSTCEAVMILRSRFLDARRKRRNFSKQATEGLNEYFYSHLSNPYPSEEAKEDLAKQCGITVSQVCNWFGNKRIRYKKNIGKFQEEANLYAMKTALVGQGDDSPHTPNSTGSGSFLSGSADLFLGVPPVNGEQSAYQIGAQSNGNWQGRNSPPNGASPHSDHSENSD; encoded by the exons atgttgcagcagcagcagcctctgacGGGCAACGGGCCCTCCAGCGGCCGGGGACTCGGCTTGAGCGGCCACCCCGGGATGCACGCCCTTAACTCGGTCCACCAAGCCTCCCAGCACCGGTCCGACGGGGGGGACTCGGGCCTCGAGGGCACGGAAAACGGACACGAAACCCGCAGGGATATCGGTGACATACTGCAGCAGATAATGACCATCACCGACCAAAGTTTGGACGAGGCACAAGCGAA GAAACATGCACTGAACTGTCACCGGATGAAACCTGCATTATTCAGCGTCCTGTGCGAGATCAAGGAAAAAACCG GCCTGTCAATGAGGAACGCCCAAGAGGACGAGCCTCAGGATCCTCAGTTAGTGCGATTGGACAACATGCTGCTGGCGGAGGGTGTGGCGGGGCCCGAGAAGGGCgggggcgccgccgccgccgtgtcTGCGGCCACCAGCTCGGGAGGGATGTCCCCCGACAGCTCGCTCGAGCACTCCGACTACAAAAGCAAGTTGAGCCAGATTCGCAGTATCTACCACACTGAGCTGGAGAAGTATGAGCAG GCGTGCACGGAGTTCACCACCCACGTCATGAACCTGCTGAGGGAGCAGTCGCGCACGCGGCCCGTGACCCCGCGGGAGATTGAGCGCATGGTGGGCATCATCCACCGCAAGTTCAGCACCATCCAGACCCAGCTGAAGCAGAGCACTTGTGAGGCAGTGATGATCCTGAGGTCCCGCTTCCTCGATGCCAG GCGCAAAAGGCGCAACTTCAGCAAGCAGGCCACCGAGGGCCTGAATGAGTATTTCTACTCCCACCTGTCCAACCCGTACCCCAGCGAAGAAGCCAAAGAGGATCTCGCCAAACAGTGTGGAATCACCGTCTCTCAG GTGTGCAACTGGTTCGGCAACAAAAGAATCCGCTACAAGAAAAACATTGGCAAGTTCCAAGAGGAGGCCAACCTTTACGCCATGAAGACGGCCCTGGTCGGACAGGGGGACGACTCCCCGCACACCCCCAACTCCACAG GATCTGGGTCCTTTCTGTCCGGGTCAGCTGACCTGTTCCTCGGGGTTCCACCTGTGAACGGGGAGCAGTCTGCTTACCAAATTGGAGCGCAG TCTAACGGGAACTGGCAGGGTCGAAACTCGCCCCCGAACGGCGCTTCGCCCCACAGCGACCACTCGGAAAACTCAGACTGA
- the LOC120811185 gene encoding uncharacterized protein LOC120811185, whose product MSSSETSTNPAGPRGEGEESLTGGQVDPRQCADTVEKPHCCASTSSEHDGGGPSTCEAHPGEKPFTCEQCGRSFYQRSNLKTHQRIHTGEKPFTCEQCGRSFYQKADLKTHQRIHTGEKPFTCEQCGRSFYQRSNLKTHQRIHTGEKPFTCEQCGRSFYRKGDLQTHQRIHTGEKPFTCEQCGRSFYRKANLKTHQRIHTGEKPFTCEQCGRSFYQKANLKTHQRIHTGEKPFTCEQCGRSFYRKADLKTHQRIHTGEKPFTCQQCGRIK is encoded by the exons ATGAGCTCATCAGAG ACATCAACAAATCCAGCCGGACCTCGtggggagggtgaggagagTCTCACCGGGGGGCAAGTAGATCCACGTCAGTGTGCTGACACTGTGGAGAAACCACACTGCTGCGCTTCGACCTCCTCAGAGCATGACGGAGGAGGCCCCTCCACCTGTGAGGCCCATCCAGGAGAGAAGCCCTTcacctgtgagcagtgtgggaggagtttctaTCAAAGAAGCAATTTGAAGACTCACCAGCGGATCCATACTGGTGAGAAGCCCTTcacctgtgagcagtgtgggaggagtttctaTCAAAAAGCCGATTTGAAGACTCACCAGCGGATCCATACTGGTGAGAAGCCCTTcacctgtgagcagtgtgggaggagtttctaTCAAAGAAGCAATTTGAAGACTCACCAGCGGATCCATACTGGTGAGAAGCCCTTcacctgtgagcagtgtgggaggagtttctaTCGAAAAGGCGATTTGCAAACTCACCAGCGGATCCATACTGGTGAGAAGCCCTTcacctgtgagcagtgtgggaggagtttctaTCGAAAAGCCAATTTGAAGACTCACCAGCGGATCCATACTGGTGAGAAGCCCTTcacctgtgagcagtgtgggaggagtttctaTCAAAAAGCCAATTTGAAGACTCACCAGCGGATCCATACTGGTGAGAAGCCCTTcacctgtgagcagtgtgggaggagtttctaTCGAAAAGCCGATTTGAAGACTCACCAGCGGATCCATACTGGTGAGAAGCCCTTCACCTGTCAGCAGTGTGGGAGAATAAAGTGA